From uncultured Treponema sp.:
TTCAAAAAAGCCAGAATAAAAACTTCCAGCATATTTTATAAAAAACCCAGCAAAAGGGCATTTTTGATAAATTTTCGGAAAAATAAAAGAAATAAAATTACTAATAAACAGTTTTATTTTAATCTTACTACTGCACTTTTGTCAATAAAAATTAATTTTGAAAATTATCTAGCTTCATTTGACTGCATAATAAGTGAATTTTTATATTCTTCCGAAGCAACAGAAAAAATATCAGAGGCAGGAATTTCATCAATCATGGAAATTTTTCCTTCAAATTCCACTCCGTCAGAAATACGAAGCCTTGCAGCTTTTAAATCTCCGTGAACCTTGCTTCCATCACAAAGTTCTATACGGTCTTTTGCTTCTATATCTCCAGTTATTTTTCCTGAAACAACAATTGAATTTGCGCTCATTTTGTCAACATCGCAAACCGCAGTTTTTTCAATTTCAAGATTGCCAGATGCGTTTATTGTTCCATGAAATTTGCCAGTAATAACAAGATTGTCTGAAAATTCCAACACACCGTCGAATTCAGTCTCTTGTCCAAATACTGTTAAATTTCCAGCGGAAAATCCTGACATCAGCACACCTCTTGAATCTTAAAAATGGAAAAGATTTTAATTCTGTTCATTGGAAACTTCGCTCACAGGCAAATCCCATAAAGCTTTTTTTAATTCCTGACCAGAACGGAAAGCGACAACATAATGAGGAGCAACAGAAAGCTGCTGTCCTGTTTTTGGATTGCGGGCATTTTGCCTTCCTTTGCGAAGCCGCGCCTCAAACGTTCCAAAACCGCGCAATTCAATTGTATTACCATCTTTTAGAACTTCCTTCATCTGATCAAAAAGATTTTCCATGATGGTCTGAACTGCAAGCTTTTCGTATTTTGTATTTTGATAAACAGCTTCCAGCAAATCGTTTTTTGTAACTTTTTTTGAAGACATTCCAATACCACAAACAAAAGGATGCTGTTTTTTAACAACATCCTTCAAAGTTTATTTTGCAGCTGCAAAAGTTACATTGTAAAGAACAGCCATGCGGCTCTTTTTGCGTGCGCAGGCATTGAGTTTTATTACACCCTTGCGGTATGCATTGTCAAGCTCTGAATGAAGAACCTTGAGTTTTTCCTGAGCAAGAGGCTGATCCTTTTTAAGGATAGCTTCCATGTATTTCTTCAAGCTTGTATGTACTCTAGACTTAACTGCCTTGTTGCGCATTCTGCGAACTTCGCTCTGTGCGTGTCTTTTTTCTGCAGATGTTTTCTTTACTGACACAGGATACCTCCGAATAAATTCCTATGAAAATACCGTTTACGGCTTTGATTTTTATTTAAAATCTTTAGGTCTGCGCTCAATGCGTTTGCATTTCTGGCATTCTGCAAGATTCTTGAGTTTTCCGTTCTCAAAAAAAGTCTTCATTACAATTTCACCGCCGCAATCTGGGCAAATAAATTTCTGTGTTGCAACAGTTGTACGAGAGTTCTTACTGGCTCCGGCCATCGTCTTCCTCCATAGTAGATTTGCAGCTTTCCATAAAACCGAAAGCTTTTTTTTATTTGAAAGAAACAGCGGCGATTCAAAATGGATGAACCTTAGAAACAACCACAGATTTCTTTATATGTTCTAGAAATATACACAATTTAACATTCGTGTGTCAAGAACAGAACAGCAATTCTAAGCAAAATAAAACTACAAATATCCAAATTTTCAGCATAAAATCACTGAAAAAACTCAAAATTACACAACTGAAGAAGCAACTGGAAGTTTTCTCCATTCTTCAAGCTGATTTTTTATAAGCTCCCGGGATTCTTCAAGGATTCGCTTTTCCTCTTCTTTTGTTTCAGGGAAAGGATAAACCTTTAGAACTTTTACGCGGTACGAGCCTTTGTGAAGATTCCTAAAAAGAGAATTGAGCCTTGAAATCTGCCAGCCGCCGTCAAGAGCGCAAACTGCGACAGGAAGCTTAGTGCTTTCAACCAGCCGTCTGAATCCAGCCGCATAAAACTGGCCAACATTTCCGTCGCGGGTTCTTGTTCCTTCCGGGAAAATTACAGGAATCTGCTTTTTTTGCAAAACCCGGGAGGCAAAGCTATCTATGGAAGACATTGCAACAGAAGGGCTTCCGTGGCGGGGAATCATGCAGTGTCCTTGAGTTTTCAGCATTTTTCCGACCATCGGAACAGAGCCAAGAGTGTCTTTTGCGACAAACCGCGCTTTTTTTCCGCCGAAATACTTTAGATAAACAACGATGTCAAAAAGGCTTTGGTGGTTGGAAATCACAACAAACTGTTCTGGAAGTAATTTCAAATTTTCCTTGTCGCCAAGAAACTGAAATTTTCTATACAATTTTAAAATTGCAAAAACAACTCTTGCACACCGGCAAGTTATGTAATCAGACCAAAAGAGGGCTGCTTTCCTGCTGAAAGGATAAACAAGGCAAAGCATAAACGTAGGAAAAACAACCTCTCCAAGGCAAATCAAAAGTGTAATAAATCCAAGCATGGTCTGATTATAGCAAGGCTTTTTTTATTATTCAACAAGGAGCAAGTTAACGTCGTCCATTACAAGCCAAGCGCCGTTA
This genomic window contains:
- a CDS encoding polymer-forming cytoskeletal protein produces the protein MSGFSAGNLTVFGQETEFDGVLEFSDNLVITGKFHGTINASGNLEIEKTAVCDVDKMSANSIVVSGKITGDIEAKDRIELCDGSKVHGDLKAARLRISDGVEFEGKISMIDEIPASDIFSVASEEYKNSLIMQSNEAR
- a CDS encoding HU family DNA-binding protein yields the protein MSSKKVTKNDLLEAVYQNTKYEKLAVQTIMENLFDQMKEVLKDGNTIELRGFGTFEARLRKGRQNARNPKTGQQLSVAPHYVVAFRSGQELKKALWDLPVSEVSNEQN
- the rpsT gene encoding 30S ribosomal protein S20, with translation MSVKKTSAEKRHAQSEVRRMRNKAVKSRVHTSLKKYMEAILKKDQPLAQEKLKVLHSELDNAYRKGVIKLNACARKKSRMAVLYNVTFAAAK
- a CDS encoding lysophospholipid acyltransferase family protein, translated to MLGFITLLICLGEVVFPTFMLCLVYPFSRKAALFWSDYITCRCARVVFAILKLYRKFQFLGDKENLKLLPEQFVVISNHQSLFDIVVYLKYFGGKKARFVAKDTLGSVPMVGKMLKTQGHCMIPRHGSPSVAMSSIDSFASRVLQKKQIPVIFPEGTRTRDGNVGQFYAAGFRRLVESTKLPVAVCALDGGWQISRLNSLFRNLHKGSYRVKVLKVYPFPETKEEEKRILEESRELIKNQLEEWRKLPVASSVV